A single window of Vigna unguiculata cultivar IT97K-499-35 chromosome 1, ASM411807v1, whole genome shotgun sequence DNA harbors:
- the LOC114178356 gene encoding disease resistance protein RGA2-like — translation MAESFLFSIAESLLAKLVSRAFEEASRVVGLYDNLRDLTKTLSLIKAVLLDAQQKQEHNHELREWLTQIKTVFSDAEDLLDEFECQTLRNKVVKAHGSTKDEVSNFFSTSNPLVFRYKMAQQIKDISSRLDKVAADRHKFSLQTIDVDTRVVHRRDMTHSRVSDSDVIGRKHDKEKIVELLLQQNPNDDDTSISVIPIVGIGGLGKTTLAKFVFNDSRIQEHFPLKMWVCVSDDFDIKQLTIKIINSANDSASADAPSHQMNLNMLDLEQLQNQLKNKLFGQKFLLVLDDVWNEDRVKWVELRNLIQVSAAGSKILVTTRSHSIASMMGTVPSHILEGLSEEDSLSLFVKWAFKEGEEEKHPHLLNIGRQIVKKCKEVPLAVRTLGSLLFLKFEASEWEYVRDNEIWNLPQKRDDILPALKLSFDLMPSYLRQCFALFSLYPKDHQIDSYKITALWEALGLIALPTTNRTREDVGNQYLHELLSRSFLQDFENFDTFYGFRIHDLVHDLALFVAKDECLQVTSDSQNISDNVRHLSFTKSSLFENLVTKETAAVRTVLFPIGATVTNNEALLNICLSKFKCLRVLDLHGSTFRTLPRTITKLKHLRYLDISRNPCIKRLPDSICKLQSLQVLSVNGCMELEALPKGLRKLISLWCFQFSTKQSILPLSEIANLGSLEFLTVESCNNVESIFGGVKFPALKTLLVWHCQTLKYLLLNDQNFPKLETLMVNNCRNLDLELLKGDHEEESSKLKLKFIGFINLSQLVVLPKWLQEAANSLRCLYVSNCHNIETFPDWLATLIHLKTLTIKNCPKFVSLPDNILHLSALENLRIEGCPDLCKKYAPHVGKFWPRISHIKNIFIDEPEGLEEERE, via the coding sequence ATGGCGGAATCATTTCTCTTCAGCATCGCAGAGTCGCTCTTAGCTAAGCTCGTTTCTCGTGCTTTTGAGGAAGCTTCTCGAGTGGTTGGTTTATATGACAATCTTCGAGACCTTACGAAGACCCTCTCTTTAATCAAGGCTGTCCTGTTAGATGCTCAGCAAAAGCAAGAGCACAACCATGAGCTCCGCGAATGGCTCACTCAGATCAAAACTGTCTTCTCTGATGCCGAAGATCTTTTGGATGAATTTGAGTGCCAAACACTGCGAAACAAAGTGGTCAAAGCCCATGGTAGCACCAAAGACGAGGTGAGTAACTTCTTCTCAACCTCTAATCCACTTGTTTTTCGTTACAAAATGGCTCAACAAATCAAAGATATCAGCAGCAGACTAGACAAGGTTGCAGCTGATAGGCATAAGTTTAGTCTTCAAACAATTGATGTTGACACTCGTGTTGTTCATCGGAGAGATATGACGCACTCCCGTGTGAGTGATTCCGATGTGATAGGAAGGAAACATGACAAAGAAAAGATCGTAGAGCTTTTGTTGCAGCAAAATCCTAATGATGATGATACAAGTATCTCTGTTATCCCCATTGTGGGGATTGGAGGCTTGGGAAAGACTACGCTTGCAAAGTTCGTCTTCAATGACAGCAGGATCCAGGAGCATTTTCCTTTGAAGATGTGGGTGTGTGTTTCTGATGACTTTGACATTAAACAACTGACCATCAAAATCATCAATTCCGCCAATGATTCAGCTTCGGCTGATGCTCCTTCTCACCAAATGAATTTGAACATGTTGGATCTGGAACAACTACAAAATCAACTGAAAAACAAACTTTTCGGTCAAAAATTCTTACTCGTCTTGGACGATGTTTGGAACGAAGACCGTGTTAAATGGGTTGAGTTGAGGAATTTAATCCAAGTAAGTGCAGCAGGAAGTAAAATCCTTGTGACAACACGTAGTCATTCAATTGCTTCCATGATGGGCACAGTTCCCTCTCACATTTTAGAAGGTCTTTCTGAGGAGGACTCATTGTCTCTGTTTGTCAAGTGGGCATTTAAAgaaggagaggaagaaaaacATCCTCACTTACTAAATATTGGGAGACAAATTGTGAAAAAATGCAAAGAGGTTCCTTTGGCAGTGAGAACATTAGGGAGTTTACTATTCTTGAAATTTGAGGCTAGTGAATGGGAATATGTGAGAGACAACGAAATTTGGAATTTGCCTCAGAAAAGAGATGACATTTTACCTGCCCTTAAATTAAGTTTTGATCTCATGCCGTCCTATTTGAGACAATGTTTTGCATTGTTTTCCCTCTACCCAAAGGATCATCAAATTGATAGTTATAAGATAACTGCGCTTTGGGAGGCACTTGGACTAATTGCGCTACCAACAACGAATAGGACACGTGAAGATGTGGGCAATCAATATTTGCATGAACTTCTTTCAAGATCCTTTCTTCAAGATTTTGAAAACTTCGACACTTTTTATGGATTTAGAATACATGATTTGGTGCATGATCTCGCCCTATTTGTTGCAAAGGATGAGTGTCTACAGGTAACTTCTGACAGTCAAAATATTTCAGATAATGTTAGGCATCTGTCTTTTACCAAAAGCagtttgtttgaaaatttaGTCACTAAAGAAACAGCAGCTGTGAGAACCGTATTGTTTCCAATTGGTGCAACAGTTACCAACAATGAAGCTTTACTAAATATATGTTTGTCAAAGTTCAAATGTTTGCGAGTTTTGGATTTACATGGTTCGACATTCAGGACTTTGCCTCGTACGATTACTAAGTTGAAACATTTAAGATATTTGGACATCAGCAGAAATCCTTGTATTAAGAGACTTCCCGACTCTATTTGCAAGCTCCAAAGTTTGCAAGTGTTGTCAGTCAACGGATGCATGGAGCTGGAAGCATTGCCCAAaggattaagaaaactaatcaGTCTCTGGTGTTTTCAGTTTAGCACAAAACAATCTATTTTGCCTCTTAGTGAGATAGCCAACTTGGGGTCCCTTGAATTCTTGACTGTCGAATCATGCAATAATGTGGAGTCCATCTTTGGAGGGGTGAAATTTCCTGCTCTTAAAACATTGCTTGTTTGGCACTGTCAGACTCTAAAATATTTGTTGCTAAATGATCAAAATTTTCCTAAGTTAGAAACATTAATGGTTAATAACTGTAGAAATTTGGACTTGGAACTGTTGAAGGGCGACCATGAAGAAGAAAGCTCCAAgctgaagttaaaatttattgggtttataaatttatcacagCTGGTGGTCTTGCCTAAATGGCTTCAGGAAGCTGCTAACTCGTTACGGTGCTTGTATGTTTCCAACTGCCACAACATAGAAACGTTTCCAGATTGGTTAGCAACTCTGATTCATCTGAAAACACTTACTATAAAAAATTGTCCAAAGTTTGTATCTCTCCCAGATAATATACTTCACCTCTCTGCGCTTGAAAATTTGAGGATTGAAGGTTGTCCTGACTTATGTAAAAAATATGCGCCTCATGTTGGAAAGTTTTGGCCCAGAATATCACACATCAAAAACATTTTCATTGATGAACCAGAAGGATTAGAGGAAGAGCGGGAGTAA
- the LOC114178363 gene encoding putative disease resistance protein RGA1 produces MAESFLFSIAESLLAKLVSRAFEEASRVVGLYDNLRDLTKTLSLIKAVLLDAQQKQEHNHELREWLTQIKTVFSDAEDLLDEFECQTLRNKVVKAHGSTKDEVSNFFSTSNPLVFRYKMAQQIKDISSRLDKVAADRHKFSLQTIDVDTRVVHRRDMTHSRVSDSDVIGRKHDKEKIVELLLQQNPNDDDTSISVIPIVGIGGLGKTTLAKFVFNDSRIQEHFPLKMWVCVSDDFDIKQLTIKIINSANDSASADAPSHQMNLNMLDLEQLQNQLKNKLFGQKFLLVLDDVWNEDRVKWVELRNLIQVSAAGSKILVTTRSHSIASMMGTVPSHNLEGLSEEDSLSLFVKWAFKEGEEEKHPHLINIGRQIVKKCKEVPLAVRTLGSLLFLKFEVSEWEYVRDNEIWNLPQKRDDILPALKLSYDLMPSYLRQCFALFSLYPKDYEMDSYNITALWGALGLIALPTTNRAREDVANHYLHELLSRSFLQDFENFGTFYQFRIHDLVHDLALFVAKDECLHVTSNSQNISDNVRHLSFSESSLFENLVSKETAAVRTVLFPIGAAVTNSEALLNTCLSKFKCLRVLDLHGSTFKTLPRAITKLKHLRYLDISRNPYIKRLPDSICKLQSLQVLSVNGCMELEALPKGLRKLSSVWCFEFSTNQSILPVNEISNLESLEMLNVESCNNVESIFGGVKFPALKTLFVRDCQTLKSLLLNGQDFPELETLIVYHCRNLDLELWKGAHQEESPKLKLKFIGFLSLSQLVTLPRWLQEAANSLQCLYVSNCHNMERFPDWLTTLTHLKTLTVIYCPKLVSLPDNILHLSALENLRIEGCPDLCKKYAPHVGEFWPKISHIKNIFMDEPEG; encoded by the coding sequence ATGGCGGAATCATTTCTCTTCAGCATCGCAGAGTCGCTCTTAGCTAAGCTCGTTTCTCGTGCTTTTGAGGAAGCTTCTCGAGTGGTTGGTTTATATGACAATCTTCGAGACCTTACGAAGACCCTCTCTTTAATCAAGGCTGTCCTGTTAGATGCTCAGCAAAAGCAAGAGCACAACCATGAGCTCCGCGAATGGCTCACTCAGATCAAAACTGTCTTCTCTGATGCCGAAGATCTTTTGGATGAATTTGAGTGCCAAACACTGCGAAACAAAGTGGTCAAAGCCCATGGTAGCACCAAAGACGAGGTGAGTAACTTCTTCTCAACCTCTAATCCACTTGTTTTTCGTTACAAAATGGCTCAACAAATCAAAGATATCAGCAGCAGACTAGACAAGGTTGCAGCTGATAGGCATAAGTTTAGTCTTCAAACAATTGATGTTGACACTCGTGTTGTTCATCGGAGAGATATGACGCACTCCCGTGTGAGTGATTCCGATGTGATAGGAAGGAAACATGACAAAGAAAAGATCGTAGAGCTTTTGTTGCAGCAAAATCCTAATGATGATGATACAAGTATCTCTGTTATCCCCATTGTGGGGATTGGAGGCTTGGGAAAGACTACGCTTGCAAAGTTCGTCTTCAATGACAGCAGGATCCAGGAGCATTTTCCTTTGAAGATGTGGGTGTGTGTTTCTGATGACTTTGACATTAAACAACTGACCATCAAAATCATCAATTCCGCCAATGATTCAGCTTCGGCTGATGCTCCTTCTCACCAAATGAATTTGAACATGTTGGATCTGGAACAACTACAAAATCAACTGAAAAACAAACTTTTCGGTCAAAAATTCTTACTCGTCTTGGATGATGTTTGGAACGAAGACCGTGTTAAATGGGTTGAGTTGAGGAATTTAATCCAAGTAAGTGCAGCAGGAAGTAAAATCCTTGTGACAACACGTAGTCATTCAATTGCTTCAATGATGGGCACAGTTCCCTCTCACAATTTAGAAGGTCTCTCTGAGGAGGACTCATTGTCTCTGTTTGTCAAGTGGGCATTTAAAgaaggagaggaagaaaaacATCCTCACTTAATAAATATTGGGAGACAAATTGTGAAAAAATGCAAAGAGGTTCCTTTGGCAGTGAGAACATTAGGGAGTTTACTATTCTTGAAATTTGAGGTTAGTGAATGGGAATATGTGAGAGACAACGAGATTTGGAATTTGCCTCAGAAAAGAGATGACATTTTACCTGCCCTTAAATTAAGTTATGATCTCATGCCGTCCTATTTGAGACAATGTTTTGCATTGTTTTCCCTTTACCCAaaggattatgaaatggatagTTATAACATAACTGCGCTTTGGGGGGCACTTGGACTAATTGCGCTACCAACAACGAATAGGGCACGTGAAGATGTGGCCAATCACTATTTGCATGAACTTCTTTCAAGATCCTTTCTTCAAGATTTTGAAAACTTCGGCACTTTTTATCAATTTAGAATTCATGATTTGGTTCATGATCTGGCTCTATTTGTTGCAAAGGATGAGTGTCTACATGTAACTTCTAACAGTCAAAATATTTCAGATAATGTTAGGCATCTGTCTTTTAGTGAAAGCagtttgtttgaaaatttaGTCAGTAAAGAAACAGCAGCTGTGAGAACCGTATTGTTTCCAATTGGTGCAGCAGTTACCAACAGTGAAGCTTTACTAAATACGTGTCTATCAAAGTTCAAATGCTTGCGAGTCTTGGATTTACATGGTTCGACATTCAAGACTTTGCCCCGTGCCATTACTAAGTTGAAACATTTAAGATATTTGGACATCAGCAGAAATCCTTACATTAAGAGACTCCCCGACTCTATTTGCAAGCTCCAAAGTCTGCAAGTGTTGTCAGTTAACGGATGCATGGAGCTGGAAGCATTGCCCAAaggattaagaaaactaagcaGTGTCTGGTGTTTTGAGTTTAGCACAAATCAATCTATTTTGCCGGTGAATGAGATCTCCAACTTGGAGTCTCTTGAAATGTTGAATGTCGAATCATGCAATAATGTGGAGTCCATCTTTGGAGGGGTGAAGTTCCCTGCTCTTAAAACATTGTTTGTTCGGGACTGTCAGACTCTAAAGTCTTTGTTGCTAAATGGTCAAGATTTTCCTGAATTAGAAACATTGATTGTTTATCACTGTAGAAATTTGGACTTGGAACTGTGGAAGGGCGCCCATCAAGAAGAAAGTCCCAAgctgaagttaaaatttattggatTTTTAAGTTTATCACAGCTGGTGACCTTGCCTAGATGGCTTCAGGAAGCTGCTAACTCCTTACAGTGCTTGTATGTTTCCAACTGCCACAACATGGAAAGGTTTCCAGATTGGTTAACAACTCTGACTCATCTGAAAACACTTACTGTAATATATTGTCCAAAGTTGGTATCTCTCCCAGATAATATACTTCACCTCTCTGCGCTTGAAAATTTGAGGATAGAAGGTTGTCCTGACTTATGTAAAAAATATGCGCCCCATGTTGGAGAGTTTTGGCCCAAAATATCACACATCAAAAACATTTTCATGGATGAACCAGAAGGATAA